A single window of Nitrospirota bacterium DNA harbors:
- a CDS encoding S8 family serine peptidase, translating to MQRNCFKIFFHVTIALIVLLTAEAGAGTIDPGLRKKLAALGPDDEVPVIVNFSGRPALDTALEPGKRDKRARRTAVIAALKERSAASEKPFREFLKGKAAKKLRSLWIKNAAAVTAPRKVIEKMAGLPGIESITADLTVYAPTPVLSENVMPEWNIERVKAPLLWNRGIVGQGAVVATMDTGVDLQHPDLTGRWRGGTNSWFDPYGQHAIPYDYHGHGTATMGVMVGGSAGETAIGIAPGAQWIAVKIWDDNDTGTLSAIHQGFQWLLDPDGNPSTDDAPDVVNNSWSLCDESNNCVLGCITEFQPDIQTLRAAGIAVVFSAGNSGPNTSTSESPANNPGSFAVGASDYGDNVALFSSRGPSSCDGGIFPHVVAPGSDIWTADLSFGGLPSYAAWEGTSFSAPHVAGAVAMLRSAFPKSTVAELEDAIKRSARDLGPAGPDNDAGYGLLDIEGAYKLLNRGKIGVFRNGKWYLDNGSGTWNVGIDTVYSFGLSTDIPITGDWDGSGSTKIGTFRSGKWYLDNGNGRWDAGIDSVATFGMAGDIPITGNWNADAAGKTKIGVFRAGKWYLDMNDNDVWDTGTDAVYSFGLSTDIPITGDWDGSGSTKIGTFRSGKWYLDNGNGRWDAGIDSVATFGMAGDIPITGDWNGDGRTEIGVLRGGTWYLDLNGNGKWDAGIDGVYSFGMTGDIPVAGRW from the coding sequence ATGCAGCGCAACTGCTTTAAGATCTTCTTTCACGTGACCATAGCTCTTATTGTACTCCTTACCGCAGAGGCCGGGGCCGGTACGATAGATCCCGGGCTCAGGAAGAAGCTCGCTGCCCTGGGACCCGATGACGAAGTCCCGGTGATCGTGAATTTTTCCGGCAGGCCTGCCCTCGATACAGCACTCGAGCCCGGGAAGCGTGACAAGAGGGCCCGCAGGACCGCTGTTATCGCTGCGCTCAAAGAGAGGTCTGCCGCCTCGGAGAAGCCTTTCAGGGAGTTCCTCAAAGGCAAGGCTGCAAAGAAGCTCCGCTCCCTCTGGATCAAGAATGCTGCGGCGGTCACCGCACCGCGCAAGGTGATCGAGAAGATGGCAGGCCTCCCCGGCATAGAGAGCATCACCGCCGACCTGACCGTTTACGCCCCGACGCCGGTGTTGAGCGAGAACGTGATGCCGGAATGGAACATCGAGCGCGTCAAGGCACCGCTGCTCTGGAACCGCGGCATCGTAGGGCAAGGGGCCGTAGTCGCCACTATGGATACCGGCGTGGACCTGCAGCACCCCGACCTCACGGGGCGCTGGCGCGGCGGCACGAACAGCTGGTTCGACCCCTACGGACAGCATGCCATCCCTTATGATTACCATGGCCACGGCACTGCTACGATGGGCGTCATGGTAGGCGGAAGCGCCGGTGAAACAGCGATCGGAATAGCGCCGGGCGCGCAGTGGATCGCGGTAAAGATATGGGATGATAACGACACCGGTACGCTGAGCGCGATTCACCAGGGCTTCCAATGGCTCCTCGACCCGGATGGAAATCCCTCCACCGATGATGCCCCGGATGTGGTAAACAATTCCTGGAGTCTCTGCGATGAGAGCAATAACTGTGTCCTGGGCTGTATCACCGAGTTTCAGCCCGATATACAGACGCTCAGGGCTGCGGGGATTGCCGTCGTGTTTTCGGCAGGCAATTCCGGGCCTAACACATCGACAAGCGAGAGCCCCGCAAACAATCCCGGCTCCTTTGCGGTGGGAGCCAGCGACTACGGGGACAACGTTGCACTCTTCAGCAGCCGGGGCCCGTCATCGTGCGACGGCGGCATTTTCCCGCATGTAGTCGCCCCCGGCTCGGACATATGGACAGCAGACCTCTCTTTCGGCGGATTGCCTTCCTATGCGGCATGGGAAGGCACGTCATTTTCGGCTCCTCACGTGGCCGGAGCGGTCGCTATGCTCAGGAGCGCATTCCCGAAGTCAACGGTCGCAGAGCTCGAGGATGCCATCAAAAGATCGGCCCGGGACCTCGGGCCCGCAGGACCCGACAATGATGCAGGCTACGGCCTTCTCGACATTGAGGGAGCCTACAAGCTCCTCAACCGCGGAAAGATCGGCGTCTTCAGGAACGGCAAGTGGTATCTCGACAACGGCAGCGGTACGTGGAATGTTGGGATTGATACGGTTTATTCGTTCGGCCTCTCTACTGATATTCCCATAACCGGCGACTGGGACGGCAGTGGATCGACGAAGATCGGCACGTTCAGAAGCGGCAAGTGGTATCTCGACAATGGCAACGGCAGATGGGATGCAGGCATCGATAGTGTAGCGACCTTCGGGATGGCAGGGGATATTCCGATTACCGGAAACTGGAATGCTGATGCTGCGGGCAAGACGAAGATCGGGGTATTTCGTGCCGGCAAATGGTACCTGGACATGAACGATAACGATGTATGGGATACGGGGACAGACGCGGTTTATTCGTTCGGCCTCTCTACTGATATTCCCATAACCGGCGACTGGGACGGCAGTGGATCGACGAAGATCGGCACGTTCAGAAGCGGCAAGTGGTATCTCGACAATGGCAACGGCAGATGGGATGCAGGCATCGATAGTGTAGCGACCTTCGGGATGGCAGGGGATATTCCGATTACCGGCGATTGGAACGGAGATGGGAGAACAGAAATCGGCGTCCTGAGGGGTGGTACGTGGTATCTCGACTTAAATGGTAACGGCAAATGGGACGCCGGTATCGATGGCGTCTATAGTTTCGGTATGACAGGAGATATACCGGTTGCAGGCAGGTGGTAA
- the galE gene encoding UDP-glucose 4-epimerase GalE: MKILVTGGAGYIGSHVVKALGEHSHDVVTYDNLSTGNKWAVLHGDLVVADLADKEMLRTAIRNFKPDAIMHFAASIVVPESVREPLKYYRNNSANTLNLLEVAGESGVGKFIFSSTAAVYGIPETIPVAEEAPLRPINPYGTSKVMTEFMLKDISFARNDFTYVSLRYFNVAGADGKGRIGQAYKEATHLITRALKTAKGEFEKLLIFGTDYDTPDGTCVRDYIHVDDLADAHVKALDYLASGGRSTILNCGYGHGYTVREVVAAAKRVTGVDFTVEETGRREGDPPALVADSTKIKAALGWSPQFDNLEYIIRTAWEWERRL; this comes from the coding sequence GTGAAAATTCTCGTGACCGGCGGCGCCGGGTATATAGGCAGTCATGTGGTGAAAGCGCTGGGTGAACATTCCCATGATGTCGTCACCTACGACAATCTTTCGACAGGGAACAAGTGGGCGGTGCTGCACGGCGACCTCGTAGTGGCGGATCTCGCCGATAAAGAGATGCTGAGGACCGCGATCAGAAACTTCAAGCCCGATGCCATCATGCATTTTGCCGCCTCCATCGTCGTCCCCGAGAGCGTGCGGGAGCCGCTCAAATACTACCGCAACAATTCGGCCAATACACTCAACCTTCTCGAAGTCGCGGGCGAATCCGGGGTCGGGAAGTTCATCTTTTCATCGACCGCCGCGGTCTACGGCATACCGGAAACCATTCCCGTTGCCGAAGAGGCCCCGTTGCGGCCGATCAACCCCTACGGCACCTCGAAGGTGATGACCGAATTCATGCTGAAAGATATCTCCTTTGCCCGGAATGACTTCACCTATGTCTCTCTCCGCTACTTCAACGTGGCAGGCGCCGATGGCAAGGGAAGGATAGGGCAGGCGTACAAAGAGGCGACACACCTCATCACCCGAGCGCTCAAGACCGCCAAGGGAGAGTTCGAGAAACTTCTGATCTTCGGGACCGATTACGATACCCCGGACGGCACCTGCGTCCGCGACTATATCCATGTGGACGACCTCGCCGATGCCCATGTGAAGGCGCTCGACTATCTCGCCAGCGGAGGCAGGAGCACGATCCTCAACTGCGGCTATGGCCACGGCTATACCGTTCGGGAGGTCGTTGCGGCTGCGAAGAGAGTCACGGGCGTGGATTTCACCGTAGAGGAGACGGGCAGGAGGGAGGGCGATCCTCCTGCACTCGTGGCTGACAGCACGAAAATCAAAGCGGCGCTCGGGTGGAGCCCGCAGTTCGACAATCTGGAGTATATCATTAGAACAGCATGGGAGTGGGAGAGGAGACTATAA
- the gmd gene encoding GDP-mannose 4,6-dehydratase, translating into MGSNNSRKNVRAARAKVALITGITGQDGAYLAELLLGKGYEVHGIKRRASLFNTNRIDHLYHDPHEKGLSFTLHYGDLTDATNLIRVIQEVQPDEIYNLAAQSHVQVSFETPEYTANADALGTLRLLEAIRILKLEDKTRFYQASTSELYGNVHEIPQTEKTPFYPRSPYAAAKLYSYWITVNYREAYTMFACNGILFNHESPIRGETFVTRKITRAVARMKLGLQEKLYLGNLNARRDWGYAADYVEAMWLMLQQDKPGDYVIATGKAHSVREFVEHAFAAAGIMIAWKGKGSGEKGVDSATGKVLVEVDPRYFRPTEVEFLLGDPKKAKRKLGWKPKVTFEKLVAMMVAADLEEAKRDMLCKREGFKAFNYHE; encoded by the coding sequence ATGGGAAGCAATAACAGTAGAAAGAATGTACGGGCAGCCAGGGCTAAAGTCGCCCTTATTACCGGTATCACCGGACAGGATGGCGCCTATCTTGCGGAGCTCCTTCTCGGCAAAGGATATGAAGTCCATGGCATTAAGAGGAGGGCCTCGCTCTTCAACACCAACCGGATAGATCATCTTTATCATGATCCCCACGAGAAGGGGCTGAGCTTCACCCTCCACTACGGCGATCTTACGGATGCTACCAATCTGATCCGTGTTATCCAGGAAGTCCAGCCTGACGAGATATACAACCTGGCCGCACAATCTCATGTGCAGGTTTCCTTTGAGACCCCTGAATACACGGCCAATGCCGATGCCCTCGGGACTTTGAGGCTGCTCGAAGCCATCAGGATACTGAAGCTGGAAGATAAAACGAGATTCTATCAGGCCTCCACGTCGGAACTCTACGGCAACGTGCACGAAATACCGCAGACCGAGAAGACGCCTTTTTATCCCCGCAGCCCCTATGCTGCAGCAAAACTCTATTCCTACTGGATTACGGTGAACTACCGCGAGGCATATACTATGTTCGCCTGCAACGGCATTCTCTTCAACCACGAGTCACCGATCAGGGGCGAGACCTTCGTGACCAGGAAGATAACGCGGGCGGTAGCACGGATGAAGCTCGGCCTCCAGGAAAAACTCTATCTCGGCAATCTGAACGCCCGGAGAGACTGGGGATATGCCGCTGATTATGTCGAAGCCATGTGGCTCATGCTCCAGCAGGACAAGCCCGGCGATTATGTCATCGCTACAGGGAAGGCCCATTCGGTCAGAGAGTTCGTAGAGCATGCTTTCGCCGCAGCGGGCATCATGATAGCATGGAAGGGAAAGGGCAGTGGAGAGAAAGGCGTCGATTCTGCGACAGGCAAAGTCCTCGTTGAAGTCGATCCGCGCTACTTCAGGCCCACCGAAGTCGAGTTCCTGCTCGGCGACCCCAAAAAGGCGAAGAGAAAGCTGGGATGGAAACCCAAGGTGACGTTTGAGAAGCTGGTTGCCATGATGGTCGCGGCAGACCTCGAAGAGGCGAAGCGCGACATGCTCTGCAAGAGAGAGGGCTTCAAGGCGTTCAATTATCATGAATAG
- a CDS encoding GDP-L-fucose synthase, whose product MNRDARIYVAGHRGLVGSALVRRLERAGCSNIVTRTSGELDLRRQADVEAFFQEVMPEYVFLAAAKVGGIVANSTYPADFIYSNLVIQTNVIHACYKYGAKKLLFLGSSCIYPKLAPQPMKEEYLLTGELEPTNEPYAVAKIAGIRMCQAYNRQYGTDFISVMPTNLYGPGDNFDLKTSHVLPALLRKFHEAKILMEKGKAVPVVLWGTGSPFREFLHVDDLADACLFLMERYTGNDIVNIGTGKDIAIKDLAEMVRDIVGFTGEIVWDHSKPDGTGKKLLDVSKLRALGWEPRIGLNEGIRDTYNWFAKFV is encoded by the coding sequence ATGAATAGGGATGCCCGCATATATGTGGCCGGTCACCGCGGGCTTGTGGGCTCGGCTCTGGTGAGGCGGCTTGAGAGGGCTGGTTGTAGCAATATCGTCACCCGCACCAGCGGCGAGCTCGATCTCAGGAGGCAGGCCGATGTGGAGGCCTTTTTTCAGGAGGTCATGCCCGAATATGTCTTTCTCGCTGCCGCAAAAGTAGGAGGGATTGTCGCCAACAGCACCTATCCTGCCGACTTCATCTACAGCAATCTCGTAATACAGACCAATGTCATCCACGCCTGCTACAAGTACGGGGCGAAAAAGCTTCTATTCCTCGGCAGCTCCTGCATCTATCCCAAACTCGCCCCGCAGCCGATGAAAGAGGAATATTTGCTGACCGGCGAGCTCGAGCCGACCAATGAGCCCTATGCAGTCGCAAAGATCGCGGGCATCAGGATGTGCCAGGCCTATAACCGGCAGTACGGGACCGACTTCATCTCTGTCATGCCGACCAATCTCTACGGTCCGGGCGATAATTTCGACCTCAAGACCTCACATGTGCTCCCCGCCCTGCTGCGCAAATTCCATGAGGCGAAAATACTCATGGAGAAAGGAAAGGCCGTTCCCGTTGTCCTCTGGGGGACGGGCTCGCCTTTCAGGGAGTTCCTCCATGTCGATGACCTTGCCGATGCCTGCTTGTTCCTGATGGAACGCTATACCGGCAACGATATTGTTAACATCGGAACAGGTAAAGATATTGCCATAAAGGACCTTGCGGAGATGGTGCGGGATATCGTAGGCTTCACGGGGGAGATCGTCTGGGATCATTCAAAGCCGGATGGCACGGGGAAGAAGCTTCTCGATGTGTCGAAACTGAGAGCTTTGGGCTGGGAGCCGAGGATTGGACTGAATGAGGGCATTCGTGATACCTACAACTGGTTCGCGAAGTTTGTGTGA
- a CDS encoding PIN domain-containing protein — MVIIDTGPIVALFDESEPLHEICRATLKKIKSPLITSWPVLTEAFYLLGDWHKGQRELWDFVIAGGLDLYDIPASDCGRLKELMGKYFDKPMDLADATLVLIAEVKRIRTIFTLDKSDFSIYHPRHCKRLEIIPG, encoded by the coding sequence ATGGTCATTATAGACACCGGTCCTATCGTGGCCCTTTTTGATGAATCAGAGCCTTTGCATGAAATCTGCAGGGCAACCCTCAAGAAGATAAAATCTCCGCTTATAACGTCATGGCCCGTTTTGACGGAAGCTTTTTATCTTCTCGGCGACTGGCACAAAGGGCAGCGGGAACTCTGGGATTTTGTTATCGCTGGAGGGCTTGACCTCTATGATATTCCCGCATCCGACTGCGGTCGTCTGAAAGAATTGATGGGAAAATATTTCGATAAGCCGATGGACTTGGCGGATGCAACCCTTGTTTTAATAGCAGAGGTTAAGAGAATAAGAACGATTTTCACTCTTGACAAGAGTGATTTTTCCATTTATCATCCGCGACATTGTAAACGACTAGAAATTATCCCCGGCTGA